A DNA window from Halorubrum sp. DM2 contains the following coding sequences:
- a CDS encoding heavy metal translocating P-type ATPase produces the protein MTVSDEETDPPNDRNPDAHSHSAHDASAENGVSDGKTDSPPEAGVTTLNVPGMDCPSCVGKIESSVETLDGIEQIDTQVTTGTLSVTHDPGQADSDAIRNRVERAGYDVEGADITTAEFSVPEMDCASCAGKVENALDRRTGITERETQPMTGTVRVSYDPTAIDEGGIVDAIESAGYSVNDWEESATDGADTEETDSIWTSPRAIKTWVSGVFVAVGLVFEFLVPGQNAAVASVLGAELTIADGAFLVAVAIAGQEIFRDGYYSTRNLNLDIDFLMSVAILGALVASFVFGEALYFEAATLAFLFSVSELLEAYSMDRARNSLRELMDLSPDEARVKRDGTESTVPVEDVAIGDVVVVRPGEKIPMDGEVVDGESAVNQAPITGESVPVDKTLGDDVYAGSINEEGYLEIEVTATAGDNTLSRIVEMVEDAQSNKTDREQFVERFSAYYTPVVVAFAVLTTVASPSVLGVTWPTAVVYGLTLLVLACPCAFVISTPVSVVSGITSAAKNGVLIKGGSHLEAMGGVDAIALDKTGTLTKGELTVTDVVPLNDNTEDDVLRCARGLESRSEHPIGEAIVERATERSVPDREVDEFESITGKGVRADLDGRTHYAGKPGFFEELGFDLTHVHAATDGGVVTQKTRQLCEKNRCLDLLDTVVPELQAEGKTVVLVGTEKELEGVIAVADEVRPEARATVERLHDLGVKHVVMLTGDNERTAGAIAQRVGVDDYRAELLPDEKVAAVEAVAEEYGDVAMVGDGVNDAPALATVTVGVAMGAAGTDTALETADIALMGDDLSRLPYLYELSHDANGVIRQNIFASLGVKAALAVGVPFGLVPIWLAVLAGDAGMTTAVTGNAMRLSRIAPTELTDGIGGS, from the coding sequence ATGACTGTCTCGGATGAAGAGACTGACCCGCCAAATGATCGGAATCCAGACGCACATAGCCACAGTGCTCACGACGCATCGGCTGAAAACGGTGTGAGTGACGGGAAGACCGATTCACCGCCTGAAGCCGGGGTCACGACGCTAAATGTCCCCGGTATGGACTGTCCCTCTTGCGTTGGGAAGATCGAGTCGAGCGTCGAGACACTCGATGGTATCGAGCAGATCGATACACAGGTAACGACTGGCACGCTGTCGGTTACACACGATCCCGGCCAAGCGGATTCGGACGCGATCAGGAACCGCGTCGAACGGGCCGGGTACGATGTCGAGGGTGCCGACATCACGACCGCGGAGTTCTCCGTTCCGGAGATGGACTGTGCGTCCTGTGCCGGGAAAGTCGAGAACGCACTCGATCGTCGAACGGGTATCACGGAGCGCGAGACCCAACCGATGACAGGAACGGTACGCGTCTCGTACGACCCCACCGCGATCGACGAGGGAGGGATCGTCGACGCAATCGAAAGTGCTGGATACAGCGTGAACGACTGGGAGGAGAGTGCGACTGACGGAGCGGATACTGAGGAAACGGACAGTATCTGGACGAGTCCGAGAGCGATCAAGACGTGGGTCAGCGGCGTCTTCGTGGCAGTCGGCCTCGTGTTCGAGTTCCTCGTTCCCGGACAGAACGCGGCCGTGGCGTCGGTACTCGGTGCCGAACTGACGATCGCGGACGGGGCGTTCCTCGTCGCGGTGGCGATCGCCGGTCAAGAGATATTCCGCGACGGCTACTACTCGACGCGGAACCTGAACCTCGATATCGACTTCCTGATGTCCGTCGCGATTCTCGGTGCGCTCGTCGCGAGCTTCGTATTCGGTGAGGCGCTGTACTTCGAAGCCGCGACGCTCGCGTTCCTGTTCAGCGTCTCCGAACTCCTCGAAGCCTACTCGATGGACCGTGCGCGGAACTCCCTGCGGGAGCTGATGGATCTCTCGCCCGACGAGGCACGCGTCAAACGGGACGGTACGGAGTCGACCGTCCCGGTCGAAGATGTCGCGATCGGCGACGTGGTCGTCGTCCGCCCGGGCGAGAAGATTCCGATGGACGGTGAGGTCGTCGACGGCGAAAGTGCGGTCAACCAAGCGCCGATCACCGGCGAGAGCGTCCCGGTTGACAAGACGCTCGGCGACGACGTGTACGCCGGGTCGATAAACGAGGAGGGGTACCTCGAGATCGAAGTGACGGCGACCGCGGGTGACAACACGCTGTCACGGATCGTCGAGATGGTCGAGGACGCGCAGTCGAACAAGACCGATCGGGAGCAGTTCGTCGAGCGGTTCTCCGCGTATTACACCCCTGTCGTCGTCGCGTTCGCGGTCCTGACGACGGTCGCGAGTCCGTCCGTTCTCGGCGTGACCTGGCCGACCGCGGTCGTGTACGGGCTGACGCTGCTCGTGTTGGCGTGTCCATGTGCGTTCGTCATCTCGACGCCTGTCTCGGTTGTTTCCGGGATCACGAGCGCGGCGAAAAACGGCGTGCTAATCAAGGGCGGGTCACACTTGGAAGCGATGGGAGGTGTGGACGCCATCGCCCTCGACAAGACGGGGACGCTCACAAAAGGAGAACTCACGGTGACGGACGTCGTCCCGCTCAACGACAACACCGAAGACGACGTGCTTCGTTGCGCTCGCGGTCTCGAATCACGCAGCGAACACCCGATCGGCGAGGCGATCGTCGAACGGGCGACAGAGCGCTCGGTCCCGGACCGCGAGGTCGACGAGTTCGAGAGCATCACCGGCAAGGGAGTCCGCGCCGACCTCGACGGCCGGACCCACTACGCGGGCAAGCCGGGCTTCTTCGAGGAGCTCGGCTTCGATCTCACGCACGTCCACGCGGCGACGGATGGCGGCGTCGTCACGCAGAAAACGCGGCAGCTGTGCGAGAAGAACCGCTGTCTCGACCTACTCGACACCGTCGTCCCGGAGCTACAGGCGGAGGGGAAGACGGTGGTGCTGGTCGGCACCGAGAAAGAACTAGAGGGCGTCATCGCCGTCGCCGACGAGGTCAGACCCGAAGCGCGGGCGACGGTCGAGCGGCTCCACGACCTCGGTGTCAAGCACGTCGTGATGCTCACGGGCGACAACGAACGCACGGCAGGAGCTATCGCCCAGCGCGTCGGCGTCGACGACTACCGCGCCGAACTTCTTCCGGACGAGAAGGTGGCTGCGGTCGAGGCGGTCGCCGAGGAGTACGGCGACGTCGCGATGGTCGGCGACGGCGTCAACGATGCGCCGGCGCTCGCGACCGTGACCGTCGGCGTTGCGATGGGTGCCGCGGGGACGGACACGGCCTTAGAGACCGCTGACATCGCGCTGATGGGTGATGACCTCTCGCGGCTCCCCTACCTGTACGAACTGTCGCACGACGCCAACGGCGTCATCCGACAGAACATCTTCGCGAGTCTCGGTGTGAAGGCGGCGCTCGCGGTCGGCGTCCCCTTCGGGCTCGTCCCGATCTGGCTCGCGGTGCTGGCGGGCGACGCTGGGATGACGACCGCCGTCACCGGGAACGCGATGCGGCTCTCACGGATCGCACCGACGGAACTCACGGACGGTATCGGCGGTTCATGA